One Agrococcus jenensis genomic region harbors:
- a CDS encoding FtsK/SpoIIIE domain-containing protein, producing MKVKLTLHRTATDPTDVVITADSTATVEDVARQIALADPARSIPFADTDTLSLAVAPPTEQALVQLQPDALIGEAPIGSGFHTQVVNLGAGGVRRGGPAGSALEVVAVLRAVSGPLAGQEFQLGRGHATIGRDASNDIVLADQLVSKRHARIEVGAHIEVVDLNSANGVLVDGGLVSRLRVVPGARFTIGDTELTVSLAGAFDASGPDPVLERGGALMFNRSPRVEARYPGTDFKGPRMPKEIIQRLFPWPMLVTPILLAGAMFAMTNNPRSILIALMTPLMLLGNFINMKTQNGQKQKFEVQMFESRYEELEELLYREKPKEEQVRGMEVPPVAEVFEHAMRLGPMLWTRRPEHWNFLSVRLGTCRAESRNSIKEDEIQDGLPDYVERVDRLRERYRYVDDVPIVESFSAVGSIGIAGPKSLTADALRGLAVQLYGLHAPNELVTVAICDAAWTSELEWMKWLPHTTSETSPFSQMPLADSATAGTALLNALEELVLGRSKQAAPDRKTPFDEDWDPMRYGSDVERAAKDTVTSIQTSVVLVVTNDAPVDRPRLTQILERGAAVGVYGVFVAPTVESLPAVCRSFVDVSGGLEAARVGTVRSGVDYEGARVEGVSGEYMQMFAKRLAPVVDASIVINDSSDIPEQVSFLSLVGPDLAEEPGAVIDRWRQNNTILDRSGGTKPRLKKSGTLRAIMGQGATDAMTLDLRTQGPHALVGGTTGSGKSEFLQAWVLGMAAAHSPDRVTFLFVDYKGGSAFADCVELPHCVGLVTDLSPHLVRRALTSLRAELHHREHLFNRKKAKDLLELEKRQDPETPPALVLVVDEFAALAGEVPEFVDGVVDIAQRGRSLGIHLILATQRPAGVIKDNLRANTNLRVALRMADESDSKDVVDDTIAASFPPSIPGRGIAKTGPGRLVPFQAAYAGGWTRPDEVQVADVKVAELRFGSEQRWEPETAPESDAHDEDLGPNDQKRIVRTLIAATQQARIPAPRRPWLDDLAATVDLRDLPIEGDAKIVLGKADVPERQRQDPVHLLPDRDGSMLVYGTSGSGKSTLLKTIGTAAGMRPELGSAEVYGLDFASGALKSLEVLPHVGSIIAGDDAERVQRLLRSLGRELDRRGKAFAAANAANLTEYRDLVDPGASRIFLLLDNFPQFKADWEVTSARSPFYQVFMRILGEGRPLGIHAIATADRSGAVPTAVSSNISRRVVLRLSDESGYMLVGAPKDVLDDRSAPGRGIVDGLEMQVAVLGGTPNVAEQSKLMAQLAQSLREHGAKDVEEIGALPTRLALEQLPDRVDDLPVIGVAEDTLAARDFDPIGTFIVAGPPGSGKTNAMKALVVAMERFDPAVKLFHFGGRRSVLHDWRPWVRSVTRPDAAKELAKELAEIVADETIPGRIMIVVENVPQFADSDAERALKELFQAINRSDHLLVGDADVTQVTGGYGFIGDFKAGRKGIILKPDAYDGDSVFKVPFPKVKRSDFPEGRGIFVQQGRAVTVQVPLVPESAARRPAPVVEVPTAEPVTASE from the coding sequence CCCGCCGACGGAGCAGGCGCTCGTGCAGCTGCAGCCCGACGCGCTCATCGGCGAGGCGCCGATCGGCTCGGGCTTCCACACCCAGGTCGTCAACCTCGGCGCCGGCGGCGTGCGCCGCGGCGGGCCCGCCGGCAGCGCGCTCGAGGTCGTCGCGGTGCTGCGCGCCGTGAGCGGTCCGCTCGCCGGGCAGGAGTTCCAGCTCGGGCGCGGCCACGCCACGATCGGCCGCGACGCGTCGAACGACATCGTGCTCGCCGACCAGCTCGTCTCGAAGCGCCACGCACGCATCGAGGTCGGGGCGCACATCGAGGTCGTCGACCTCAACTCGGCGAACGGCGTGCTCGTCGACGGCGGGCTCGTCTCGCGCCTGCGCGTCGTCCCCGGTGCGCGCTTCACGATCGGCGACACCGAGCTGACCGTGTCGCTCGCCGGCGCCTTCGACGCATCCGGCCCCGACCCCGTGCTCGAGCGCGGCGGCGCCCTGATGTTCAACCGGTCGCCGCGCGTCGAGGCGCGCTACCCCGGCACTGACTTCAAGGGCCCGCGGATGCCGAAGGAGATCATCCAGCGGCTCTTCCCGTGGCCGATGCTCGTCACCCCGATCCTGCTCGCCGGCGCGATGTTCGCGATGACGAACAACCCGCGCTCGATCCTCATCGCCCTCATGACGCCGCTCATGCTGCTCGGCAACTTCATCAACATGAAGACGCAGAACGGCCAGAAGCAGAAGTTCGAGGTGCAGATGTTCGAGTCGCGGTACGAGGAGCTCGAGGAGCTGCTCTACCGCGAGAAGCCCAAGGAGGAGCAGGTCCGCGGCATGGAGGTGCCGCCGGTCGCCGAGGTCTTCGAGCACGCGATGCGGCTCGGGCCGATGCTGTGGACGCGCAGGCCCGAGCACTGGAACTTCCTCTCGGTGCGGCTCGGGACGTGCCGCGCCGAGTCGCGCAACTCCATCAAGGAGGACGAGATCCAGGACGGCCTGCCCGACTACGTCGAGCGGGTCGACCGGCTGCGCGAGCGCTACCGCTACGTCGACGACGTGCCGATCGTCGAGTCGTTCTCGGCCGTCGGGTCGATCGGCATCGCCGGGCCGAAGTCGCTCACCGCGGATGCGCTGCGCGGCCTGGCCGTGCAGCTCTACGGCCTGCACGCGCCGAACGAGCTCGTGACGGTCGCGATCTGCGACGCGGCGTGGACCAGCGAGCTCGAGTGGATGAAGTGGCTGCCGCACACGACGAGCGAGACGAGCCCGTTCAGCCAGATGCCGCTCGCCGACTCCGCGACCGCCGGCACCGCGCTGCTCAACGCGCTCGAGGAGCTCGTGCTCGGCCGGTCGAAGCAGGCCGCGCCCGATCGCAAGACGCCGTTCGACGAGGACTGGGACCCGATGCGCTACGGCTCCGACGTCGAGCGCGCCGCGAAGGACACCGTCACGAGCATCCAGACCTCGGTCGTGCTCGTGGTGACGAACGACGCCCCGGTCGACCGGCCGCGCCTCACCCAGATCCTCGAGCGCGGCGCAGCGGTCGGCGTCTACGGCGTGTTCGTCGCGCCGACCGTCGAGTCGCTCCCGGCCGTCTGCCGCAGCTTCGTCGACGTGAGCGGCGGCCTCGAGGCGGCGCGCGTCGGCACGGTGCGCTCCGGTGTCGACTACGAGGGCGCCCGCGTCGAGGGCGTCTCCGGCGAGTACATGCAGATGTTCGCGAAGCGCCTCGCTCCGGTGGTCGACGCGAGCATCGTCATCAACGACTCCTCCGACATCCCCGAGCAGGTGTCCTTCCTGTCGCTCGTCGGCCCCGACCTCGCCGAGGAGCCGGGCGCGGTGATCGACCGCTGGCGGCAGAACAACACCATCCTCGACCGCTCGGGCGGCACGAAGCCGCGGCTCAAGAAGTCGGGCACGCTGCGCGCCATCATGGGCCAGGGCGCGACCGACGCGATGACGCTCGACCTGCGCACGCAGGGGCCGCACGCGCTCGTCGGCGGCACGACCGGCTCCGGCAAGTCGGAGTTCCTGCAGGCGTGGGTGCTCGGCATGGCCGCGGCGCACAGCCCCGACCGCGTCACCTTCCTCTTCGTCGACTACAAGGGCGGCTCGGCCTTCGCCGACTGCGTCGAGCTGCCGCACTGCGTCGGCCTCGTCACCGACCTCAGCCCGCACCTCGTGCGTCGTGCGCTCACGAGCCTGCGCGCCGAGCTGCACCACCGCGAGCACCTCTTCAACCGCAAGAAGGCGAAGGACCTGCTCGAGCTCGAGAAGCGGCAGGACCCGGAGACGCCGCCCGCGCTCGTGCTCGTCGTCGACGAGTTCGCCGCGCTCGCGGGGGAGGTGCCGGAGTTCGTCGACGGCGTCGTCGACATCGCCCAGCGCGGGCGCTCGCTCGGCATCCACCTCATCCTCGCGACGCAGCGCCCCGCCGGCGTGATCAAGGACAACCTGCGCGCGAACACGAACCTGCGCGTCGCGCTGCGGATGGCCGACGAGTCGGACTCGAAGGACGTCGTCGACGACACGATCGCGGCGTCCTTCCCGCCCTCGATCCCCGGCCGCGGCATCGCGAAGACCGGACCCGGCAGGCTCGTGCCCTTCCAGGCCGCCTACGCGGGCGGCTGGACCCGGCCCGACGAGGTGCAGGTCGCCGACGTGAAGGTTGCGGAGCTGCGGTTCGGCTCCGAGCAGCGCTGGGAGCCCGAGACCGCGCCGGAGTCGGACGCGCACGACGAGGACCTCGGCCCCAACGACCAGAAGCGCATCGTGCGCACGCTCATCGCGGCGACGCAGCAGGCGCGCATCCCGGCGCCCCGGCGCCCGTGGCTCGACGACCTCGCCGCGACCGTCGACCTGCGCGACCTGCCCATCGAGGGCGACGCGAAGATCGTGCTCGGCAAGGCCGACGTGCCGGAGCGCCAGCGCCAGGACCCCGTGCACCTCCTGCCCGACCGCGACGGCTCGATGCTCGTCTACGGCACGTCCGGCTCGGGCAAGTCGACGCTCCTGAAGACGATCGGCACGGCCGCCGGCATGCGGCCGGAGCTCGGCAGCGCCGAGGTCTACGGGCTCGACTTCGCCTCCGGCGCGCTCAAGTCGCTCGAGGTGCTGCCGCACGTCGGCTCGATCATCGCCGGCGACGACGCCGAGCGCGTGCAGCGGCTGCTGCGCTCGCTCGGGCGCGAGCTCGACCGCCGCGGCAAGGCGTTCGCCGCCGCGAACGCCGCCAACCTGACGGAGTACCGCGACCTCGTCGACCCCGGCGCCTCGCGCATCTTCCTGCTGCTCGACAACTTCCCGCAGTTCAAGGCCGACTGGGAGGTGACGAGCGCCCGCTCGCCGTTCTACCAGGTGTTCATGCGCATCCTCGGCGAGGGCCGGCCGCTCGGCATCCACGCGATCGCCACGGCCGACCGCTCGGGGGCCGTGCCGACCGCGGTGAGCTCGAACATCTCGCGCCGCGTCGTGCTGCGGCTCTCGGACGAGTCGGGCTACATGCTCGTGGGCGCGCCCAAGGACGTGCTCGACGACCGGTCGGCGCCCGGCAGGGGCATCGTCGACGGCCTCGAGATGCAGGTGGCGGTGCTCGGCGGCACGCCCAACGTCGCCGAGCAGTCGAAGCTCATGGCGCAGCTCGCGCAGTCGCTGCGCGAGCACGGCGCGAAGGACGTCGAGGAGATCGGCGCCCTGCCCACCCGGCTCGCGCTCGAGCAGCTGCCCGACCGCGTCGACGACCTGCCGGTCATCGGCGTCGCGGAGGACACGCTCGCGGCGCGCGACTTCGATCCGATCGGCACGTTCATCGTCGCCGGCCCTCCGGGGTCGGGCAAGACGAACGCCATGAAGGCGCTCGTCGTCGCGATGGAGCGCTTCGACCCGGCGGTGAAGCTGTTCCACTTCGGCGGCCGCCGCTCGGTGCTGCACGACTGGCGCCCGTGGGTGCGCAGCGTCACCCGGCCGGATGCGGCGAAGGAGCTCGCGAAGGAGCTCGCCGAGATCGTCGCCGACGAGACGATCCCCGGGCGGATCATGATCGTCGTCGAGAACGTGCCGCAGTTCGCGGACTCTGACGCGGAGCGCGCGCTCAAGGAGCTCTTCCAGGCGATCAACCGGAGCGACCACCTGCTCGTCGGCGACGCCGACGTCACGCAGGTCACGGGTGGCTACGGGTTCATCGGCGACTTCAAGGCCGGGCGCAAGGGCATCATCCTGAAGCCCGACGCCTACGACGGCGACTCGGTCTTCAAGGTGCCGTTCCCCAAGGTCAAGCGCTCGGACTTCCCAGAGGGCCGCGGCATCTTCGTGCAGCAGGGCCGCGCCGTCACGGTGCAGGTGCCGCTCGTGCCGGAGAGCGCCGCGCGGCGCCCCGCCCCGGTCGTCGAGGTGCCGACGGCGGAGCCCGTGACGGCCTCGGAATGA
- a CDS encoding WXG100 family type VII secretion target — MSDFGASYAEMESVAGKLDTGREDISGVLKDLKSQVDTLLGEDFKTQHASGKFGEGYEELTTGLEQAIEGISDMGEALRGMMQAIQSLDEQMAGS; from the coding sequence ATGAGCGATTTCGGTGCTTCTTACGCCGAGATGGAGTCGGTGGCGGGCAAGCTCGACACCGGCCGTGAGGACATCTCGGGGGTCCTGAAGGACCTGAAGAGCCAGGTGGACACCCTGCTGGGTGAGGACTTCAAGACGCAGCACGCGTCGGGCAAGTTCGGCGAGGGCTACGAGGAGCTGACGACGGGCCTGGAGCAGGCCATCGAGGGCATCTCGGACATGGGTGAGGCGCTGCGCGGCATGATGCAGGCGATCCAGTCGCTCGACGAGCAGATGGCCGGCAGCTGA
- a CDS encoding flagellar protein FlgN, with protein sequence MDVLIKFSDLSTLNDYLVAIVAEFDAAESRADKLEDAIGDPFGRNDLREAVEDFEDRWDDKRDELRDGIKQVQAHVQGVIEGFTDWDVETAAGMTTTS encoded by the coding sequence ATGGATGTCCTGATCAAGTTCAGCGACCTCAGCACGCTCAACGACTACCTCGTCGCGATCGTGGCCGAGTTCGACGCCGCTGAGAGCCGCGCCGACAAGCTCGAGGACGCGATCGGCGACCCCTTCGGCCGCAACGACCTGCGCGAGGCGGTCGAGGACTTCGAGGACCGCTGGGACGACAAGCGCGACGAGCTGCGCGACGGCATCAAGCAGGTGCAGGCGCACGTGCAGGGCGTGATCGAGGGCTTCACCGACTGGGACGTCGAGACCGCCGCGGGCATGACGACGACGTCATGA
- a CDS encoding WXG100 family type VII secretion target — MSDFGASYAEMESVAGKLDTGREDISGVLKDLKSQVDTLLGEDFKTQHASGKFGEGYEELTTGLEQAIEGISDMGEALRGMMQAIQSLDEQMAGS; from the coding sequence ATGAGCGATTTCGGTGCTTCCTACGCCGAGATGGAGTCGGTGGCGGGCAAGCTCGACACCGGCCGTGAGGACATCTCGGGGGTCCTGAAGGACCTGAAGAGCCAGGTGGACACCCTGCTGGGTGAGGACTTCAAGACGCAGCACGCGTCGGGCAAGTTCGGCGAGGGCTACGAGGAGCTGACGACGGGCCTGGAGCAGGCCATCGAGGGCATCTCGGACATGGGTGAGGCGCTGCGCGGCATGATGCAGGCGATCCAGTCGCTCGACGAGCAGATGGCCGGCAGCTGA
- the rpsL gene encoding 30S ribosomal protein S12, whose product MPTIQQLVRKGRSPKVSKTKAPALKANPQQRGVCTRVYTTTPKKPNSALRKVARVKLSNGTEVTAYIPGEGHNLQEHSMVLVRGGRVKDLPGVRYKIVRGALDTQAVKNRKQARSRYGAKMEKK is encoded by the coding sequence GTGCCCACCATCCAGCAGCTGGTCCGCAAGGGTCGGTCGCCGAAGGTCTCGAAGACCAAGGCGCCCGCTCTCAAGGCGAACCCCCAGCAGCGCGGCGTCTGCACCCGCGTCTACACCACCACCCCGAAGAAGCCGAACTCGGCGCTGCGCAAGGTCGCCCGCGTGAAGCTCTCGAACGGCACCGAGGTCACCGCCTACATCCCCGGTGAGGGCCACAACCTCCAGGAGCACTCGATGGTGCTCGTCCGCGGCGGTCGTGTGAAGGACCTCCCCGGTGTGCGCTACAAGATCGTGCGCGGCGCGCTCGACACCCAGGCCGTGAAGAACCGCAAGCAGGCTCGCAGCCGCTACGGCGCGAAGATGGAGAAGAAGTAA
- the rpsG gene encoding 30S ribosomal protein S7: MPRKGPAPKRPVVADPVYGAPIVSQLVNKILLDGKKGLAERIVYGALAGVGTKSGQDAVVVLKKGLDNIRPTLEVKSRRVGGSTYQVPVEVKPHRANTLALRWLVSYAKARREKTMTERLQNEILDASNGLGAAVKRREDTHKMAESNKAFAHYRW, encoded by the coding sequence ATGCCTCGCAAGGGTCCCGCCCCCAAGCGCCCGGTCGTTGCTGACCCCGTCTACGGCGCACCGATCGTCTCGCAGCTCGTCAACAAGATCCTCCTCGACGGCAAGAAGGGCCTCGCCGAGCGCATCGTCTACGGCGCGCTCGCCGGCGTCGGCACCAAGTCCGGTCAGGACGCGGTCGTCGTGCTCAAGAAGGGTCTCGACAACATCCGTCCGACCCTCGAGGTGAAGTCGCGCCGCGTCGGCGGCTCGACCTACCAGGTCCCCGTCGAGGTCAAGCCGCACCGCGCGAACACGCTCGCGCTGCGCTGGCTCGTCTCCTACGCCAAGGCGCGTCGCGAGAAGACCATGACCGAGCGCCTGCAGAACGAGATCCTCGACGCATCGAACGGCCTCGGCGCCGCGGTGAAGCGTCGCGAGGACACGCACAAGATGGCCGAGTCGAACAAGGCCTTCGCGCACTACCGCTGGTGA
- the fusA gene encoding elongation factor G, whose translation MAQDVLTDLNKVRNIGIMAHIDAGKTTTTERILFYTGVNHKIGETHDGASTTDWMEQEQERGITITSAAVTCFWDKNQINIIDTPGHVDFTVEVERSLRVLDGAVAVFDGKEGVEPQSETVWRQADKYDVPRICFVNKMDKMGADFYFTVDTIINRLGARPLVIQLPIGSESAFEGIVDLVEMNAKTWRGDAKGDVKMGAEYAIEEIPADLKEKADEYRKALLETVAETDDALMEKYFEGEELTVAEIKAAIRKMTVASEIYPVLCGSAFKNRGVQPMLDAVVDYLPTPLDVPAIPGHDVRDEEVIIERHADRDEPFAALAFKVAVHPFFGRLTYVRVYSGHVDSGAAVANSTKSKKERIGKIFQMHANKEIPVDSMTAGHIYAVIGLKDTTTGDTLSDPANQVVLESMTFPEPVIEVAIEPKTKADQEKLSLAIQKLAEEDPTFRTENNPETGQTVIKGMGELHLDILVDRMKREFKVEANVGKPQVAYRETIKGTVEKYDYTHKKQTGGSGQFAKVQIKLEPMDLSGEETYEFVNATSGGRVPREYIPSVDAGMQDAMQVGVLAGFPTVGVKATLLDGAAHDVDSSEMAFKIAGSMAYKEAARKAQPVLLEPLMAVEVRTPEEYMGDVIGDLNSRRGQIQSMEDAQGVKVVKALVPLSEMFGYVGDLRSKTSGRAVYSMEFSTYSEVPRAVSDEIVQKSKGE comes from the coding sequence GTGGCACAGGACGTGCTCACCGACCTGAACAAGGTCCGCAACATCGGCATCATGGCCCACATCGATGCCGGCAAGACCACGACGACCGAGCGCATCCTGTTCTACACGGGCGTCAACCACAAGATCGGCGAGACGCACGACGGCGCGTCGACCACCGACTGGATGGAGCAGGAGCAGGAGCGCGGCATCACGATCACGTCGGCCGCCGTGACCTGCTTCTGGGACAAGAACCAGATCAACATCATCGACACGCCCGGTCACGTCGACTTCACCGTCGAGGTGGAGCGCTCGCTCCGCGTCCTCGACGGCGCGGTCGCCGTGTTCGACGGCAAGGAGGGCGTCGAGCCCCAGTCCGAGACCGTCTGGCGCCAGGCCGACAAGTACGACGTGCCCCGCATCTGCTTCGTCAACAAGATGGACAAGATGGGTGCCGACTTCTACTTCACGGTCGACACGATCATCAACCGCCTCGGCGCCCGTCCGCTGGTCATCCAGCTGCCGATCGGCTCCGAGAGCGCCTTCGAGGGCATCGTCGACCTGGTCGAGATGAACGCGAAGACCTGGCGCGGCGACGCCAAGGGTGACGTGAAGATGGGCGCCGAGTACGCCATCGAGGAGATCCCGGCCGACCTCAAGGAGAAGGCCGACGAGTACCGCAAGGCGCTGCTCGAGACCGTCGCCGAGACGGACGACGCCCTCATGGAGAAGTACTTCGAGGGCGAGGAGCTCACGGTCGCCGAGATCAAGGCCGCCATCCGCAAGATGACGGTCGCCTCGGAGATCTACCCCGTGCTCTGCGGCTCCGCGTTCAAGAACCGCGGCGTGCAGCCGATGCTCGACGCGGTCGTCGACTACCTCCCGACGCCGCTCGACGTGCCCGCCATCCCGGGCCACGACGTGCGCGACGAAGAGGTCATCATCGAGCGCCACGCCGACCGCGACGAGCCCTTCGCGGCGCTCGCCTTCAAGGTCGCCGTGCACCCCTTCTTCGGTCGCCTCACGTACGTGCGCGTCTACTCGGGTCACGTCGACTCGGGTGCCGCGGTCGCGAACTCGACCAAGAGCAAGAAGGAGCGCATCGGGAAGATCTTCCAGATGCACGCCAACAAGGAGATCCCGGTCGACTCGATGACCGCCGGTCACATCTACGCGGTCATCGGCCTCAAGGACACGACGACCGGCGACACGCTGAGCGACCCGGCCAACCAGGTCGTGCTCGAGTCGATGACGTTCCCCGAGCCCGTCATCGAGGTCGCGATCGAGCCGAAGACGAAGGCCGACCAGGAGAAGCTCTCCCTCGCCATCCAGAAGCTGGCGGAGGAGGACCCGACCTTCCGGACCGAGAACAACCCCGAGACCGGTCAGACGGTCATCAAGGGCATGGGCGAGCTCCACCTCGACATCCTCGTCGACCGCATGAAGCGCGAGTTCAAGGTCGAGGCCAACGTGGGCAAGCCCCAGGTGGCCTACCGCGAGACCATCAAGGGCACGGTCGAGAAGTACGACTACACGCACAAGAAGCAGACGGGTGGCTCCGGCCAGTTCGCCAAGGTGCAGATCAAGCTCGAGCCGATGGACCTGTCGGGCGAGGAGACCTACGAGTTCGTGAACGCCACCTCCGGCGGTCGCGTGCCCCGTGAGTACATCCCCTCGGTCGACGCGGGCATGCAGGACGCGATGCAGGTCGGCGTGCTCGCCGGCTTCCCGACGGTCGGCGTCAAGGCGACGCTGCTCGACGGTGCGGCGCACGACGTCGACTCCTCGGAGATGGCGTTCAAGATCGCCGGCTCGATGGCCTACAAGGAGGCAGCGCGCAAGGCTCAGCCGGTGCTCCTCGAGCCGCTCATGGCGGTCGAGGTGCGCACGCCGGAGGAGTACATGGGCGACGTCATCGGCGACCTGAACTCGCGTCGCGGGCAGATCCAGTCGATGGAGGATGCCCAGGGCGTGAAGGTCGTCAAGGCCCTCGTGCCGCTGTCGGAGATGTTCGGCTACGTCGGCGACCTGCGGTCGAAGACGTCCGGCCGTGCCGTCTACTCGATGGAGTTCTCGACCTACTCCGAGGTCCCCCGGGCCGTCTCGGACGAGATCGTCCAGAAGAGCAAGGGCGAGTGA
- the tuf gene encoding elongation factor Tu, translating to MAKAKFERTKPHVNIGTIGHVDHGKTTLSAAISKVLADKYPSATNVQRDFASIDSAPEERQRGITINISHIEYETPKRHYAHVDAPGHADYIKNMITGAAQMDGAILVVAATDGPMAQTREHVLLAKQVGVPYLMVALNKSDMVDDEEILELVELEVRELLSSQGFDGDDAPVVRVSALKALEGDEAWTQAIVDLMDAADENIPDPVRDRDKPFLMPIEDVFTITGRGTVVTGRAERGTLAINSEVEIVGIRPTQKTTVTGIEMFHKQLDEAWAGENCGLLLRGTKREDVERGQVVVKPGSVTPHTNFEGTAYILAKDEGGRHNPFFTNYRPQFYFRTTDVTGVISLPEGTEMVMPGDTTDMTVELIQPIAMEEGLGFAIREGGRTVGAGTVTKIIK from the coding sequence GTGGCTAAGGCCAAGTTCGAGCGGACCAAGCCGCACGTCAACATCGGAACGATCGGTCACGTCGACCACGGCAAGACGACGCTGTCGGCTGCGATCTCGAAGGTCCTGGCAGACAAGTACCCGTCGGCCACCAACGTGCAGCGCGACTTCGCGTCGATCGACTCCGCTCCCGAGGAGCGCCAGCGCGGCATCACGATCAACATCTCGCACATCGAGTACGAGACGCCGAAGCGCCACTACGCGCACGTCGACGCTCCTGGTCACGCTGACTACATCAAGAACATGATCACGGGTGCTGCCCAGATGGACGGCGCGATCCTCGTGGTCGCCGCCACCGACGGCCCCATGGCGCAGACGCGCGAGCACGTGCTGCTCGCCAAGCAGGTCGGCGTGCCGTACCTGATGGTCGCGCTCAACAAGTCCGACATGGTGGACGACGAGGAGATCCTGGAGCTCGTCGAGCTCGAGGTCCGCGAGCTGCTCTCGAGCCAGGGCTTCGACGGCGACGACGCTCCGGTCGTGCGCGTCTCCGCGCTCAAGGCCCTCGAGGGCGACGAGGCCTGGACCCAGGCCATCGTCGACCTGATGGACGCCGCTGACGAGAACATCCCGGACCCGGTCCGCGACCGCGACAAGCCGTTCCTCATGCCGATCGAGGACGTCTTCACGATCACCGGCCGTGGCACGGTCGTCACGGGTCGCGCCGAGCGCGGCACGCTCGCGATCAACTCCGAGGTCGAGATCGTCGGCATCCGCCCGACGCAGAAGACCACGGTCACGGGCATCGAGATGTTCCACAAGCAGCTCGACGAGGCATGGGCCGGCGAGAACTGCGGTCTCCTGCTCCGTGGCACGAAGCGCGAGGACGTCGAGCGCGGCCAGGTCGTCGTGAAGCCGGGCTCGGTCACGCCGCACACGAACTTCGAGGGCACGGCGTACATCCTCGCCAAGGACGAGGGCGGCCGTCACAACCCGTTCTTCACGAACTACCGCCCGCAGTTCTACTTCCGCACCACCGACGTCACGGGCGTCATCTCGCTGCCCGAGGGCACCGAGATGGTCATGCCCGGTGACACCACCGACATGACGGTCGAGCTGATCCAGCCGATCGCCATGGAGGAGGGCCTCGGCTTCGCCATCCGCGAGGGTGGCCGCACGGTCGGCGCCGGCACGGTGACGAAGATCATCAAGTAG
- a CDS encoding DUF1801 domain-containing protein, whose protein sequence is MAAQRTRPTDVSVQEFLDAAQPPRRVEEGHRMAAIMQEETGAEPAMWGPSMIGYGSYHSVSPSRTSTTEGDWPKVAFSPRRAAISLYGLKDLAEGAALMPALGAYTEGAGCVYVKRLEEVDEDVLRRLIRIAWSRPDDLAR, encoded by the coding sequence GTGGCAGCGCAGCGGACGAGACCGACCGACGTGAGCGTGCAGGAGTTCCTCGACGCCGCGCAGCCCCCGCGACGCGTCGAGGAGGGCCACCGCATGGCGGCGATCATGCAGGAGGAGACGGGCGCGGAGCCCGCCATGTGGGGGCCGAGCATGATCGGGTACGGCTCGTACCACTCCGTGTCGCCGTCCCGGACGTCGACGACCGAGGGCGACTGGCCGAAGGTGGCGTTCTCGCCGCGCAGGGCCGCCATCTCGCTCTACGGGCTCAAGGACCTGGCGGAGGGCGCCGCGCTGATGCCCGCGCTCGGCGCGTACACGGAGGGCGCGGGCTGCGTCTACGTCAAGCGCCTCGAGGAGGTCGACGAGGACGTGCTGCGGCGGCTCATCAGGATCGCGTGGAGCAGGCCGGACGACCTCGCGCGATGA
- a CDS encoding dTDP-4-dehydrorhamnose 3,5-epimerase family protein, producing the protein MVQIIEFETQETTIEGLALIRMKQVIEDRGTVREFFRASAFEAAGIPLPAFRQVNVTETNPGAIRGMHGEAMVKLIAIAHGTAWGAWVDARPESPTRGAVFQTPLEPGVQIIVPEGVCNGFQSTGDSPTQYVYCFTDEWVPGMTGVAITPLDPALGIDWPLPVDTGDRSRISEKDLAAPTLAEVLARG; encoded by the coding sequence GTGGTGCAGATCATCGAGTTCGAGACGCAGGAGACGACCATCGAGGGCCTCGCCCTCATCCGCATGAAGCAGGTGATCGAGGATCGCGGCACGGTGCGGGAGTTCTTCCGCGCCTCCGCGTTCGAGGCCGCCGGCATCCCGCTGCCCGCCTTCCGGCAGGTGAACGTGACCGAGACCAACCCCGGCGCGATCCGCGGCATGCACGGCGAGGCGATGGTCAAGCTCATCGCGATCGCCCACGGCACGGCGTGGGGCGCATGGGTGGACGCGCGTCCCGAGTCGCCCACGCGCGGCGCCGTCTTCCAGACCCCGCTCGAGCCCGGCGTGCAGATCATCGTGCCGGAGGGCGTGTGCAACGGCTTCCAGTCGACCGGCGACAGCCCGACGCAGTACGTCTACTGCTTCACCGACGAGTGGGTGCCCGGCATGACCGGCGTCGCGATCACGCCGCTCGACCCCGCACTCGGCATCGACTGGCCCCTGCCCGTCGACACGGGCGACCGCTCGCGCATCAGCGAGAAGGACCTCGCCGCGCCGACGCTCGCCGAGGTGCTCGCCCGTGGGTGA
- a CDS encoding SCO4848 family membrane protein translates to MGDPVGVAGAVLLLVGAAFSVVVWPAFLRRIAADPRSRDAAGKATRFLTVHRTLIATALVIAVAQAVLGIWWLASR, encoded by the coding sequence GTGGGTGACCCGGTCGGCGTCGCCGGCGCGGTGCTGCTGCTCGTCGGCGCCGCCTTCAGCGTGGTCGTCTGGCCGGCGTTCCTGCGCCGCATCGCCGCCGACCCGCGCTCGCGCGACGCGGCCGGGAAGGCGACGCGCTTCCTCACGGTGCACCGGACGCTGATCGCGACGGCCCTCGTCATCGCGGTCGCGCAGGCGGTCCTCGGCATCTGGTGGCTCGCCTCGCGCTGA